From a region of the Myxococcus stipitatus genome:
- a CDS encoding ATP-binding protein yields MSRGVLSTQLLGVLQQFMSETAARLVLRGTLESLRLSAESLSTLDLPRVLDALEPASRHFVEPLRRPDLSSRLKTLMQAPASALSSTPTREMPAVTPVELRPTTYLVRTEADASYARLAARSMCEALGGKGFECQKVATAVSELARNQVSYAGGGTIQIIPQQTPRKLIRVRAEDQGRGIPELERVLSGTYRSKTGMGLGLLGVKRLADKFEVNTGGTGTQVEFEVWL; encoded by the coding sequence GTGAGTCGGGGCGTGTTGAGTACGCAGCTCTTGGGGGTGTTGCAACAGTTCATGTCGGAGACGGCCGCGCGGCTGGTGCTTCGCGGGACGCTGGAGTCGCTGCGGTTGTCGGCGGAGTCGCTGAGCACGCTGGACCTCCCGCGGGTGCTCGACGCGCTGGAGCCCGCCTCGCGGCACTTCGTCGAGCCGCTGCGTCGCCCGGACCTGTCGTCGCGGCTGAAGACGCTCATGCAGGCCCCTGCGTCTGCGCTGTCGTCCACGCCCACCCGGGAGATGCCGGCCGTCACGCCCGTGGAGCTGCGCCCCACCACGTACCTGGTCCGCACGGAGGCGGACGCCAGCTACGCGCGGCTCGCGGCCCGGTCGATGTGTGAGGCGCTGGGCGGCAAGGGCTTCGAGTGTCAGAAGGTGGCGACGGCGGTGAGCGAGCTGGCGCGCAACCAGGTCTCCTACGCCGGGGGCGGCACCATCCAGATCATCCCCCAGCAGACGCCGCGCAAGCTCATCCGCGTGCGCGCGGAGGACCAGGGCCGGGGCATCCCCGAACTGGAGCGCGTCCTGTCCGGCACCTACCGCAGCAAGACGGGCATGGGGCTGGGGCTGCTGGGCGTCAAGCGGCTGGCGGACAAGTTCGAGGTGAACACCGGCGGCACCGGGACCCAGGTGGAGTTCGAGGTGTGGTTGTGA
- the dnaK gene encoding molecular chaperone DnaK, with product MSDDIAIGIDLGTSYSCVSVVQDGQPIVIPNEWGETTHASCVSFLEDGSVLVGNAAKKNIITSPETTVYSAKRLIGRYYFSDEVKKAQAVMPYRIVEGENNSVRIGVRERAYSLPEISALVLKEMKAVAETYLGREVTKAVVTVPAYFNDNQRQATKDAGRIAGLEVLRILNEPTAAALAYGFGRDVNQRVVVYDLGGGTFDVSILEIGKDVFEVLATAGDTYLGGDDFDDRIMTWLADDFLAKTRLDLRQNKYCLQMLKEAAEKAKIDVGQTGSADILCQGICQDAQGNVMDLRHSLNQDQFNRMVMDLVQRTFKVCDEALQSARLTAADIDAVILVGGPTRLPIIRNSVKHYFQKAPLEGINPDQVVAMGAALQSHALLDSKTETFLVDVTPLTLRIGTVGGYTEKIIDKNTPVPIDRSKAFTTSRDGQEKVKIRVYQGESNRADECEMLGEFEFAGFRIGYRGEVKIEVTFEINTDGLVNVSACDTETGQKTSTTITLSSGMTEADIQKSIQANRSTRLAGHNHNDLPAVAQ from the coding sequence ATGTCGGACGACATCGCAATCGGCATCGACCTCGGCACGTCGTACTCGTGCGTGTCGGTGGTCCAGGACGGCCAGCCCATCGTCATCCCCAACGAGTGGGGAGAGACGACGCATGCCTCCTGCGTGTCCTTCCTCGAGGATGGCTCCGTGCTGGTGGGCAACGCGGCCAAGAAGAACATCATCACCAGCCCCGAGACGACGGTGTACTCGGCCAAGCGGCTCATCGGGCGCTACTATTTCTCAGACGAGGTGAAGAAGGCCCAGGCGGTGATGCCGTACCGCATCGTCGAGGGAGAGAACAACTCGGTGCGCATCGGCGTGCGGGAGCGGGCGTACTCGCTGCCGGAGATCTCCGCGTTGGTGCTCAAGGAGATGAAGGCGGTCGCGGAGACGTACCTGGGCCGCGAGGTGACCAAGGCGGTCGTCACCGTCCCGGCGTACTTCAACGACAACCAGCGTCAGGCGACCAAGGACGCGGGCCGCATCGCGGGGCTGGAGGTGCTGCGCATCCTCAACGAGCCCACGGCGGCGGCGCTGGCGTACGGCTTCGGGCGTGACGTCAACCAGCGCGTGGTGGTCTACGACCTGGGCGGCGGCACGTTCGACGTGTCCATCCTGGAGATCGGCAAGGACGTCTTCGAGGTGCTCGCGACGGCGGGTGACACGTACCTGGGCGGCGACGACTTCGACGACCGCATCATGACGTGGCTGGCGGACGACTTCCTGGCCAAGACGCGGCTGGACCTGCGCCAGAACAAGTACTGCCTCCAGATGCTGAAGGAGGCGGCGGAGAAGGCGAAGATCGACGTGGGCCAGACGGGCTCCGCGGACATCCTCTGCCAGGGCATCTGCCAGGACGCGCAGGGCAACGTGATGGACCTGCGCCACTCGCTCAACCAGGACCAGTTCAACCGGATGGTGATGGACCTGGTGCAGCGCACGTTCAAGGTCTGTGACGAGGCGCTCCAGAGCGCGCGGCTGACGGCGGCCGACATCGACGCGGTCATCCTGGTGGGTGGCCCCACGCGGCTGCCCATCATCCGCAACTCCGTGAAGCACTACTTCCAGAAGGCGCCGCTGGAGGGCATCAACCCCGACCAGGTCGTGGCCATGGGCGCGGCGCTCCAGTCGCACGCGCTGCTCGACAGCAAGACGGAGACGTTCCTCGTGGACGTCACGCCGCTGACGCTGCGCATCGGCACGGTGGGCGGCTACACCGAGAAGATCATCGACAAGAACACCCCGGTCCCCATCGACCGCTCGAAGGCCTTCACCACCAGCCGCGACGGGCAGGAGAAGGTGAAGATCCGCGTGTATCAGGGCGAGTCGAACCGGGCGGACGAGTGCGAGATGCTGGGCGAGTTCGAGTTCGCGGGCTTCCGCATCGGCTACCGGGGCGAGGTGAAGATCGAGGTCACGTTCGAGATCAACACGGACGGGCTGGTGAACGTGTCGGCGTGTGACACGGAGACGGGCCAGAAGACGTCGACCACCATCACCCTGTCGTCCGGCATGACCGAGGCCGACATCCAGAAGTCCATCCAGGCGAACCGGAGCACGCGTCTGGCCGGCCACAACCACAACGACCTGCCCGCAGTGGCCCAGTAA
- a CDS encoding ATP-binding protein, translating to MDSVVAASLARRFAREAGLSAASSAEVALVASELATNLIRHTPRGGTLEVWREDAWLVIRSTDRGPGMASPERLFAGREGRPGPLPGESLGEGGAAVRRLTDEVQVSNREGGGLEVVARKRMTFESRRFG from the coding sequence GTGGACTCCGTGGTCGCCGCCTCCCTGGCGCGTCGCTTCGCGCGCGAGGCGGGGCTGTCCGCCGCGTCCAGCGCGGAGGTGGCCCTGGTCGCCAGCGAGCTCGCCACCAACCTCATCCGGCACACGCCCAGGGGCGGCACGCTGGAGGTGTGGCGCGAGGACGCCTGGTTGGTGATCCGCTCCACGGACCGGGGGCCCGGCATGGCCTCGCCGGAGCGGCTCTTCGCCGGCCGCGAGGGGCGCCCGGGGCCGCTGCCTGGGGAGAGCCTGGGCGAGGGCGGCGCCGCGGTGCGCCGGCTGACGGATGAGGTCCAGGTGTCCAACCGCGAGGGGGGCGGGCTGGAAGTGGTGGCCCGGAAGCGGATGACGTTCGAGTCGAGGAGGTTCGGGTGA
- a CDS encoding SpoIIE family protein phosphatase: protein MVVKLSVAHRGRPKAGEVESGDGVLVRRDGPYTLLAVVDALGHGVVAARSSEAAVACLSQVPLTSGVEVLVEAVHTALRHLRGAAAMLALFDGQTLHCAGVGNVELRTQGTRVPVLPTPGILGQSYRSLRAVSTAMAPGDRLVVFTDGLSFRLDLESVRSQSPEEACVLLLERYGRLTDDATVLVADVEP from the coding sequence GTGGTTGTGAAGCTGTCCGTCGCCCACCGAGGCCGGCCGAAGGCGGGCGAGGTGGAGAGCGGCGACGGGGTCCTGGTGCGACGCGACGGCCCCTACACGCTGCTCGCGGTGGTGGACGCCCTGGGCCATGGAGTCGTGGCGGCCCGCTCCTCCGAGGCGGCCGTCGCCTGCCTGTCCCAGGTCCCCCTGACCTCCGGTGTGGAGGTGCTCGTCGAGGCGGTGCACACCGCGCTCAGGCACCTGCGCGGGGCCGCGGCGATGCTCGCGCTGTTCGACGGCCAGACGTTGCACTGCGCGGGGGTGGGCAACGTGGAGCTGCGTACCCAGGGCACGCGCGTGCCGGTGTTGCCCACGCCGGGCATCCTCGGGCAGTCGTACCGCTCGCTCCGGGCCGTCTCCACCGCGATGGCGCCAGGCGACCGGCTGGTCGTCTTCACGGACGGCCTGAGCTTCCGGCTCGACCTCGAGTCGGTCCGTTCGCAATCCCCCGAAGAGGCGTGCGTGCTCCTGCTGGAGCGATATGGTCGCCTCACCGACGACGCCACCGTCCTGGTGGCGGATGTGGAGCCGTGA
- a CDS encoding DnaJ domain-containing protein, with amino-acid sequence MAPRPATEASAQVPGVAPVVPAVAPATGAQAVPPRAPAVTPRPPPTLAVGQVVPPPPPTVAPPRPGARPTMSLPALAPAVPGVAPVAAPKTPVVPPIAPAVPSIAPIAPPPPPPAALAPPPPPGGGKGAGLDAHQLADLQSRCARLEQLDYFEVLMLERTASPGDIKKAFYRESRTYHPDRFFHLESKELKEQVHELYKRVTEAYYVLRDDTKRKKYLADVTGPERAQKLRFTEASEAETKAAAKKEQEEQIGTHPKGRQFYGQAQKDIEAGNWAAAERNLKMALTYEPANARYKEGLTEAQKRLQDEAKAKGDSSFKIR; translated from the coding sequence GTGGCTCCCCGCCCCGCCACCGAGGCCAGCGCCCAGGTCCCCGGGGTCGCGCCCGTCGTCCCGGCCGTCGCTCCCGCCACGGGCGCGCAGGCCGTGCCGCCCAGGGCCCCCGCCGTCACGCCTCGCCCGCCTCCCACGCTCGCCGTGGGCCAGGTGGTGCCGCCCCCGCCCCCCACCGTCGCGCCGCCGCGCCCGGGGGCCCGGCCCACCATGTCGCTCCCGGCGCTCGCGCCGGCCGTCCCCGGCGTCGCGCCAGTCGCGGCCCCTAAGACGCCCGTCGTGCCGCCCATCGCGCCGGCCGTGCCCTCCATCGCGCCCATCGCGCCGCCGCCTCCGCCCCCGGCCGCCCTGGCGCCTCCTCCGCCGCCCGGCGGTGGGAAGGGCGCCGGCCTGGACGCGCACCAGCTCGCGGACCTGCAATCGCGTTGCGCCAGGCTGGAGCAGCTCGACTACTTCGAGGTGCTGATGCTGGAGAGGACGGCCAGCCCCGGCGACATCAAGAAGGCCTTCTACCGCGAGAGCCGCACGTACCACCCGGACCGCTTCTTCCACCTCGAATCCAAGGAGCTCAAGGAGCAGGTCCACGAGCTCTACAAGCGCGTCACGGAGGCCTACTACGTCCTGCGCGACGACACGAAGCGCAAGAAGTACCTCGCCGACGTGACGGGCCCGGAGCGGGCCCAGAAGCTGCGCTTTACCGAGGCCTCCGAGGCGGAGACGAAGGCCGCCGCGAAGAAGGAGCAGGAGGAGCAGATCGGCACCCACCCCAAGGGGCGCCAGTTCTACGGCCAGGCCCAGAAGGACATCGAGGCGGGCAACTGGGCGGCCGCCGAGCGCAACCTCAAGATGGCCCTCACCTACGAGCCCGCGAACGCGCGCTACAAGGAGGGCCTGACGGAGGCGCAGAAGCGCCTGCAGGACGAGGCCAAGGCCAAGGGCGACTCCTCGTTCAAGATCCGCTGA
- a CDS encoding class II glutamine amidotransferase, whose translation MSVVLAALTSDPNLLGCELHRLAGQVNVQAEPHPNAAGVGVYAQEEVLLRRFASGDGEPTVGSLASSVESDALLFHAARLPVGMSLEENTQPFRARHWLFAHQGVVSGFEALRASLLASLPEHLRRGVRGATDSEVLFALFLARLRELGRTDDPRLEPEVAGRVLADTARDVSRRVAQAGVALAPTLNLVATNGAVLVACRSGEVPLFYTRLEGSPECEPCGVTSRTPETQPLVGAHRRRRTVVVASHLKRAAGWVELPRGTTLAVGPDLQLHHLQGG comes from the coding sequence ATGTCCGTCGTCCTCGCCGCGTTGACGTCCGACCCGAACCTGTTGGGGTGTGAGCTGCATCGGCTCGCCGGGCAGGTGAACGTCCAGGCGGAGCCGCATCCCAACGCGGCGGGTGTGGGCGTCTATGCGCAGGAAGAAGTACTGCTGCGCAGGTTCGCCAGCGGAGACGGGGAGCCCACGGTGGGCTCGCTCGCCTCGTCCGTGGAGTCGGACGCGCTGCTGTTTCACGCCGCCCGGCTGCCGGTGGGGATGTCGCTCGAGGAGAACACCCAGCCGTTCAGGGCCCGCCACTGGCTCTTCGCGCACCAGGGCGTGGTGAGCGGCTTCGAGGCGCTGCGCGCGTCCCTGCTCGCCTCCCTGCCGGAGCACCTGCGGCGTGGGGTGCGAGGCGCCACGGACAGCGAGGTGCTCTTCGCGCTGTTCCTCGCCCGCCTGCGCGAACTGGGGCGCACGGATGATCCACGGCTGGAGCCCGAGGTCGCCGGGCGCGTGCTGGCGGACACGGCCCGGGACGTGTCCAGGCGCGTGGCCCAGGCCGGCGTCGCCCTGGCGCCCACGCTCAACCTGGTGGCCACCAACGGCGCGGTGCTCGTCGCGTGTCGCTCCGGCGAGGTGCCCCTGTTCTACACGCGCCTGGAGGGCTCTCCGGAGTGCGAGCCCTGCGGCGTGACGTCGCGGACGCCGGAGACGCAGCCCCTGGTGGGCGCGCACCGCCGCCGCCGCACCGTGGTCGTCGCCAGCCACCTGAAGCGCGCCGCCGGCTGGGTGGAGCTGCCCCGAGGCACCACGCTGGCGGTGGGCCCCGACCTCCAATTGCACCACCTCCAAGGCGGCTGA
- a CDS encoding CvpA family protein yields MVIDLIILGLVLFFGLIGAFTGASRQVANWVGLGLGYFASRRLGPLVAPRLAAAMDGPLLVGTVVGTFLVFLVVWLSVRYALGTLLQRFLATGKDNEDRSIDRFLGFVLGAGKMVAFVWVALSALSFFEQHVVVAGRRIGVSPKDSLLAQAARRYNLFEMTQFAPMEDMVAVTKAAGDPKRAARLKDDPAYKALRKDPRFQRLLQDDKVKQAMLRGDTAALLRNDLVLQLIQDPDVAARLGAAARASEDLDVTR; encoded by the coding sequence ATGGTCATCGACCTCATCATCCTGGGCCTGGTGCTGTTCTTCGGCCTCATCGGCGCCTTCACCGGCGCGTCGCGACAGGTGGCCAACTGGGTGGGCCTGGGGCTGGGCTATTTCGCCTCGCGCCGCCTGGGGCCGCTCGTCGCGCCCCGGCTGGCGGCGGCGATGGACGGCCCGCTGCTGGTGGGCACGGTGGTGGGCACCTTCCTCGTCTTCCTCGTCGTGTGGCTGTCGGTGCGCTACGCGCTGGGCACGCTGCTGCAGCGCTTCCTGGCCACGGGCAAGGACAACGAGGACCGGAGCATCGACCGCTTCCTGGGCTTCGTGCTGGGCGCCGGGAAGATGGTGGCCTTCGTCTGGGTGGCGCTCAGCGCGCTGTCCTTCTTCGAGCAGCACGTCGTCGTCGCGGGCCGGCGCATCGGCGTGTCGCCGAAGGACTCGCTCCTGGCCCAGGCGGCCCGCCGCTACAACCTCTTCGAGATGACCCAGTTCGCCCCCATGGAGGACATGGTGGCGGTGACGAAGGCGGCGGGGGACCCGAAGCGCGCGGCGCGCCTCAAGGACGACCCGGCCTACAAGGCCCTGCGCAAGGACCCGCGCTTCCAGCGCCTGCTCCAGGACGACAAGGTGAAGCAGGCGATGCTGCGCGGGGACACCGCCGCGCTCCTGCGCAACGACCTGGTGCTCCAGCTCATCCAGGACCCGGACGTGGCCGCCCGCCTGGGCGCGGCCGCCCGGGCCTCCGAGGACCTGGACGTCACACGCTGA
- a CDS encoding STAS domain-containing protein, which translates to MSHPEIPEPPPVPRELSRIPIIPLWGQLIVPLQGDITDAQAAQLCSDVLRDIQRTGARGMVVDISGLWLVDSHLCAVLARLAASARLMGTRTVLCGMGADVALTLQSMGIQLEGVETALGLEEGLALLGIRAVGAKTAAAEREAAQSLADEMLGLAPATESTPRTPVG; encoded by the coding sequence ATGAGCCACCCCGAGATTCCCGAGCCGCCTCCCGTTCCGCGCGAGCTGTCGCGCATCCCCATCATCCCCCTCTGGGGTCAGCTCATCGTCCCGCTCCAGGGCGACATCACGGACGCGCAGGCCGCGCAGCTGTGCTCGGACGTACTGCGCGACATCCAGCGCACCGGCGCCAGGGGGATGGTGGTGGACATCTCCGGGCTGTGGCTCGTGGACAGCCACCTGTGCGCGGTGCTCGCGCGGCTGGCGGCCTCCGCGCGGCTGATGGGCACGCGCACCGTGCTGTGCGGCATGGGCGCGGACGTCGCGCTGACGCTCCAGAGCATGGGCATCCAGCTCGAGGGCGTGGAGACGGCGCTGGGCCTGGAGGAGGGGCTGGCACTGCTGGGCATCCGGGCCGTGGGCGCGAAGACCGCCGCCGCCGAGCGCGAGGCCGCGCAGAGCCTCGCCGACGAGATGCTCGGCCTCGCCCCCGCGACGGAGTCCACGCCGCGCACCCCGGTGGGCTGA